In a single window of the Limnochorda sp. L945t genome:
- the tyrS gene encoding tyrosine--tRNA ligase: protein MVTKGVLSFLRERGLVAQVTHEDELARLLDTQPVTVYVGFDPTADSLHVGHLRSIMMLVHLQRAGHRPIALVGGGTAMIGDPSGRTEARPILTRETIAYNAQRFKEQLGRFLDFGNGRALLLDNSEWLLELRYIDFLREIGSQFSVNQMLTADAFRTRMERGLSFIEFNYMVLQAYDFLTLYRRYGCRLQAGGDDQWSNILAGIDLIRRLEHDAAYGLTCPLAVTASGQKMGKTAAGAVWLDASKTSPYDFFQYWRSVDDKDVASFLAIYTLLPMDEVRALSELEGKAINRAKKVLAFEVTRLVHGQQAAEEARQAAEALFESQGGMEEALDGAPSTEVALEELSGGIGIVELLVQCGLVPSRSEARRLIAQGGIYLNEVRVADADFLVTADQLRQGRLLLRKGKKSYHQVVARG from the coding sequence GTGGTCACAAAAGGGGTCCTCTCGTTCCTGCGGGAGCGAGGCCTGGTCGCTCAGGTGACCCACGAAGACGAGCTGGCGCGGTTGCTCGACACCCAACCCGTCACGGTGTACGTGGGGTTCGACCCGACGGCCGACAGCCTGCACGTCGGTCACCTGCGGTCCATCATGATGCTGGTGCACCTGCAACGCGCCGGCCACCGGCCCATCGCACTGGTGGGCGGCGGCACGGCCATGATCGGGGATCCCAGCGGCAGGACAGAGGCTCGCCCCATCCTCACCCGGGAGACCATCGCCTACAACGCGCAGCGCTTCAAGGAGCAGCTCGGCCGCTTCCTCGACTTCGGCAACGGGCGGGCGCTGTTGCTCGACAACTCCGAGTGGCTGCTCGAGCTACGCTATATCGACTTCTTGCGGGAGATCGGGTCGCAGTTCTCCGTCAACCAGATGCTGACGGCCGACGCCTTCCGGACGCGGATGGAGCGCGGGCTGTCGTTCATCGAGTTCAACTACATGGTGCTGCAGGCGTACGACTTCCTGACCCTCTACCGGCGGTACGGCTGCCGGCTCCAGGCGGGCGGCGACGATCAGTGGTCCAACATCCTCGCCGGGATCGACCTGATCCGGCGCCTCGAGCACGACGCTGCCTATGGGCTCACGTGCCCGCTGGCGGTCACCGCGTCGGGCCAGAAGATGGGGAAGACCGCAGCCGGCGCGGTCTGGCTCGACGCGTCGAAGACGAGCCCGTACGACTTCTTCCAATACTGGCGGAGCGTCGACGACAAGGATGTCGCTTCGTTTCTCGCCATTTACACCCTGCTTCCGATGGACGAGGTACGCGCCCTGTCAGAGCTCGAGGGGAAGGCGATCAACCGGGCCAAGAAGGTGCTCGCCTTCGAGGTGACCCGGCTCGTCCACGGGCAGCAGGCGGCGGAAGAGGCCCGCCAGGCTGCAGAGGCGCTGTTCGAGTCGCAGGGCGGGATGGAAGAGGCTCTCGACGGCGCCCCCAGCACGGAGGTGGCGCTCGAAGAGCTCAGCGGCGGCATCGGGATCGTGGAGCTCCTCGTGCAGTGCGGGCTCGTGCCGTCCCGCAGCGAGGCACGTCGCCTCATCGCGCAAGGCGGCATCTACCTCAACGAGGTGCGGGTCGCGGACGCGGACTTCCTGGTCACCGCCGACCAGCTCCGCCAGGGCCGCCTGCTCCTGCGAAAAGGCAAGAAGAGCTATCACCAGGTCGTGGCGCGCGGCTAG
- a CDS encoding DUF488 domain-containing protein gives MRRVALRLKRVYDAIEPDDGIRVLVTYYWPRGIPKTSVDRWYRALGTPPALLKPWQQGKVPRDRFVSLYRTAVETEEARGLIRELAALAREQTVTLLTSFRDLQHSHLPILRQLIEEEASRLAPKPPS, from the coding sequence GTGAGGCGTGTGGCGCTCCGCCTCAAGCGGGTCTACGACGCCATCGAGCCGGACGACGGGATACGCGTGCTCGTCACCTATTACTGGCCCCGGGGCATCCCCAAGACGAGCGTGGACCGGTGGTACCGGGCCCTCGGCACGCCTCCCGCCCTGCTCAAGCCCTGGCAGCAAGGGAAGGTCCCCCGAGACCGGTTCGTCTCCCTCTACCGGACGGCCGTGGAGACGGAAGAGGCCCGGGGTCTCATCCGGGAACTCGCCGCTCTGGCCCGGGAGCAGACCGTGACGCTCCTGACCAGCTTTCGCGACCTGCAACACTCCCACCTGCCGATCCTCCGCCAGCTGATCGAAGAGGAGGCTTCCCGCCTGGCGCCGAAGCCGCCCTCTTGA
- a CDS encoding DegV family protein, with translation MASGRARPARPGAVRVVTDSVACVPLAIARAVRLEIVPLWIQVGGEQYRDGLDIEPRAVYRKLREGNAITTSAPSVGDFLQAFERLAREGARQIVAVTLAREFSGVFNNARLAAEESPVPVTVIDSRTAASAQGWIAIEAARAASRGAGVEAIARRIEEVRPRAKVYALVPELRYLRRGGRVVQALARLGAALGVIPILAIEGDGRVEPLAITRSKAAALQRIIEEVRRDGRQGRLHLAVLESDAPEDARWLLDAVRAEVDVAEWHVAPFTPAMGAHAGPGIVGVGYWVE, from the coding sequence GTGGCTTCCGGGCGTGCGCGCCCGGCCCGGCCGGGCGCGGTACGGGTCGTGACGGACTCCGTGGCGTGCGTGCCTCTGGCCATCGCCCGCGCCGTCAGGCTGGAGATCGTCCCCCTCTGGATCCAGGTCGGGGGAGAGCAGTACCGGGACGGCCTCGACATCGAGCCGCGCGCGGTCTACCGCAAGCTGCGGGAGGGCAACGCGATCACCACGTCGGCCCCCTCCGTGGGCGACTTCCTGCAAGCCTTCGAGCGCCTCGCCCGCGAGGGGGCTCGCCAGATCGTGGCGGTGACCCTGGCCCGCGAGTTCAGCGGGGTGTTCAACAACGCCCGGCTCGCGGCCGAGGAGAGCCCCGTGCCGGTCACGGTCATCGATTCTCGTACGGCAGCGAGCGCGCAGGGGTGGATCGCCATCGAGGCGGCACGAGCGGCCTCGAGGGGGGCGGGCGTGGAGGCGATCGCTCGCCGGATCGAGGAGGTCCGGCCTCGGGCCAAGGTATACGCCCTCGTACCCGAACTCCGCTACCTGCGGCGCGGGGGGCGGGTCGTGCAGGCCCTGGCCCGCCTGGGTGCGGCGCTGGGAGTCATCCCTATCCTGGCGATCGAGGGCGACGGGAGAGTGGAGCCCCTGGCCATCACCCGCAGCAAAGCGGCCGCCCTGCAGCGGATCATCGAAGAGGTGCGCCGGGACGGGCGGCAGGGGCGGCTACACCTGGCAGTCCTGGAGTCGGACGCGCCCGAAGACGCCCGGTGGCTGCTCGATGCCGTACGGGCCGAAGTCGACGTGGCCGAATGGCACGTGGCCCCGTTCACGCCCGCCATGGGAGCTCACGCCGGGCCCGGGATCGTGGGAGTGGGGTACTGGGTAGAGTGA
- a CDS encoding glycerol-3-phosphate acyltransferase, translating to MHWLVVIGGYLLGSLLPGDWIVRRRTGLSADEQGDNPGGAGTWRLAGPAAGVLVTAFDLVKGAIPVALAQKVGMTGAWMIAAAAAPVAGHNWPWYRRWRGGRGLAAATGALFCLDLAHVLPGYVLGAIAAWRRGWVPMVGVVAFPVGLLTMWAGGAPALKIQAALAVMLLVALRQASWVKARIRAGQPILLSRP from the coding sequence ATGCACTGGCTCGTCGTCATCGGGGGGTATCTGTTGGGCTCGCTCTTGCCCGGCGACTGGATCGTGCGCCGCCGCACCGGTCTGAGCGCCGACGAGCAGGGCGACAACCCGGGAGGCGCGGGCACCTGGCGGCTCGCCGGGCCGGCCGCCGGTGTCCTGGTCACGGCCTTCGACCTCGTCAAAGGGGCCATTCCCGTCGCCCTGGCGCAAAAGGTGGGCATGACCGGGGCCTGGATGATAGCGGCCGCCGCCGCTCCGGTGGCTGGCCACAACTGGCCCTGGTACCGGCGGTGGCGGGGGGGAAGGGGCCTGGCCGCCGCCACGGGGGCGCTCTTCTGCCTCGATCTGGCCCACGTGCTTCCCGGCTACGTGCTGGGGGCCATCGCCGCGTGGAGGCGGGGCTGGGTGCCGATGGTGGGAGTGGTGGCCTTCCCCGTCGGCCTGCTCACCATGTGGGCAGGCGGCGCTCCGGCGCTCAAGATCCAGGCAGCCCTGGCCGTCATGCTGCTCGTCGCCCTTCGGCAAGCGTCGTGGGTGAAGGCCCGGATTCGAGCCGGGCAACCCATCTTGCTCTCCCGCCCGTGA
- a CDS encoding NAD(P)/FAD-dependent oxidoreductase → MVTVPMELHLGLNGMATDGASPSEATYDVVVVGGGPAGLTAALYAARAGLKTVVLDKSPRASALGMTGHIENYPGVPGVTTGLELLEHFRRQAEGFGAEVVTAQVLSADVRLDPKEVIASTGTYRARTVVVATGAMAKSRPVPGEEAYVGRGVSYCATCDAAFFKGQEVAVVGENDEAVEEALHLTRFASTVHVVTPSAKFKAEPALVEHLIRTPNVRVLSSYRVVEIFGNGRVEGIRLARRTGGEAVLPVRGVFVYLQGNRPAVDFLHGAVRTTPEGGVVVDAEMQTSVPGVFAAGDVLCRRVRQAVIAAADGALAAMAAERYLTGRQAIRSQW, encoded by the coding sequence TTGGTCACGGTACCCATGGAGCTGCACCTCGGCTTGAACGGTATGGCAACCGACGGGGCCTCTCCTTCGGAGGCCACCTACGACGTGGTGGTCGTCGGGGGCGGGCCTGCCGGGCTCACCGCCGCGCTGTACGCGGCCCGGGCCGGCCTCAAGACCGTTGTCCTGGATAAGAGCCCGCGGGCCAGCGCCTTGGGGATGACCGGCCACATCGAAAACTATCCCGGAGTGCCCGGCGTCACCACCGGGCTCGAATTGCTGGAGCACTTCCGCCGGCAGGCGGAGGGCTTCGGAGCCGAGGTGGTGACCGCCCAGGTGCTTTCCGCCGACGTGAGGCTCGATCCCAAGGAGGTCATCGCCTCCACCGGCACCTACCGGGCCCGGACGGTGGTCGTGGCCACCGGGGCCATGGCCAAGAGCCGGCCCGTGCCGGGCGAAGAGGCGTACGTGGGGCGCGGGGTCAGCTACTGCGCCACCTGTGACGCCGCTTTCTTCAAGGGGCAGGAAGTGGCCGTGGTCGGTGAAAACGACGAGGCGGTCGAGGAGGCGCTGCACCTCACCCGCTTCGCCTCCACGGTGCACGTGGTGACGCCCTCCGCCAAGTTCAAGGCCGAGCCGGCGCTGGTGGAGCATCTGATCCGCACGCCCAACGTCCGGGTGTTGAGCTCGTACAGGGTAGTGGAGATCTTTGGAAACGGACGGGTCGAGGGGATTCGCCTCGCCCGGCGCACCGGCGGGGAAGCGGTGCTCCCCGTGCGGGGGGTCTTCGTCTACCTGCAGGGAAACCGCCCCGCCGTCGACTTCCTGCACGGAGCCGTCCGCACGACTCCGGAAGGGGGCGTCGTCGTGGATGCCGAGATGCAGACCTCCGTGCCGGGTGTCTTCGCGGCCGGAGACGTGTTGTGCCGCCGCGTCCGGCAGGCGGTCATCGCCGCCGCCGACGGGGCGCTCGCTGCCATGGCGGCGGAGCGTTACCTGACCGGGCGGCAGGCCATCCGGTCCCAGTGGTGA
- a CDS encoding cytochrome c oxidase assembly protein — protein sequence MCRVHGQGMARGAARGAAGALAVLAWAAVARAHGGDPHPEAVLRWTDWHVEPGVLVVSVLACVAYARIHRLFGGTRRQAGRWALGVAVVYVALESPLDRGADHFLFTLHMAQHFLLIMVAAPLLASAIPERAWGRARGLPVVGSVLRWIGTGAPAFVAYNLNLVAWHLPALYEAGLRSDAVHAAQHLLFLVTALGMWSVVMAPAHAVRATPPARLAGLVASSIVDWLVSFAIALAGRPLYPTYAAAPRLWGLSPEADLALGGGLMWVADNTVYAVAIGSLLSRYLRREAARARVPDGAAEAPSSVRTRRPATLEALQRGRGRPWGPALTLAAAGALAVAFAHGVVTGSLPGRAVPSVRVEAVAAGLTWYFVYPGSDGRFGRIDAAAGGPGNPAGLDPSDPAGRDDLVLGHLVVPPKARVEVRATSLDTVHSFAIPELGLDRLLMPDRWESVVFQAPGRGRLPIVCTQLCGMDREPMASYLAVTPSGSGAGSGPAAAAATSRPANSR from the coding sequence ATGTGTCGCGTACACGGGCAAGGCATGGCGCGGGGCGCAGCTCGGGGGGCGGCCGGAGCCCTGGCCGTGCTCGCGTGGGCCGCCGTGGCCAGGGCCCATGGCGGAGACCCCCATCCGGAAGCCGTGCTGCGCTGGACGGACTGGCACGTGGAGCCCGGGGTCCTCGTCGTGTCCGTCCTCGCCTGCGTCGCGTACGCCCGTATCCACCGGCTCTTCGGCGGGACGCGCCGCCAGGCGGGGAGGTGGGCTCTCGGCGTCGCCGTCGTCTACGTGGCGCTGGAGTCGCCGCTGGACCGCGGCGCCGACCATTTCCTGTTCACTTTGCACATGGCCCAGCATTTCTTGCTCATCATGGTCGCCGCGCCGCTGCTCGCCTCCGCGATCCCCGAACGGGCGTGGGGAAGAGCCCGCGGCTTGCCGGTCGTGGGCTCCGTCTTGCGGTGGATCGGAACGGGTGCCCCTGCCTTCGTGGCCTACAACCTCAACCTGGTCGCATGGCACCTTCCGGCCCTGTACGAGGCGGGGCTGCGAAGTGACGCCGTCCATGCCGCGCAGCACCTGCTGTTCCTCGTCACGGCCTTGGGGATGTGGAGCGTGGTGATGGCCCCCGCCCACGCCGTCAGGGCGACGCCCCCTGCTCGCCTCGCAGGCCTGGTGGCCTCGAGCATCGTCGACTGGCTGGTGAGTTTCGCCATCGCCCTGGCCGGGCGGCCGCTCTATCCCACGTACGCCGCCGCGCCACGGCTGTGGGGCTTGAGCCCGGAGGCCGACCTCGCGCTGGGCGGAGGCCTCATGTGGGTCGCGGACAACACAGTCTACGCCGTGGCCATCGGCTCCCTGCTCTCCCGCTACCTGCGCCGGGAGGCGGCGCGGGCCCGGGTGCCCGACGGTGCAGCTGAGGCCCCCTCCTCCGTTCGCACGCGGCGGCCGGCAACCCTGGAGGCGCTGCAGAGGGGCCGGGGAAGACCGTGGGGGCCGGCGCTCACCCTGGCGGCGGCGGGCGCGCTGGCGGTAGCTTTCGCACACGGAGTGGTGACGGGGAGTCTGCCCGGCCGTGCAGTGCCTTCGGTGAGGGTCGAGGCCGTAGCGGCGGGCCTTACCTGGTACTTCGTGTACCCGGGCTCCGACGGCCGGTTCGGGCGGATCGACGCGGCCGCAGGAGGGCCCGGCAACCCGGCCGGGCTGGACCCCTCGGACCCGGCGGGCCGGGACGACCTCGTCCTGGGGCACCTGGTCGTGCCGCCGAAAGCCCGGGTCGAGGTACGGGCCACGTCGCTGGATACCGTGCATAGCTTCGCGATACCGGAGCTGGGGCTCGACCGGCTGCTGATGCCGGACCGATGGGAGAGCGTGGTCTTCCAAGCGCCCGGGCGCGGCCGGTTGCCCATCGTCTGCACCCAGCTGTGCGGGATGGACCGAGAGCCGATGGCAAGCTACCTGGCGGTGACGCCTTCCGGATCCGGCGCCGGGTCGGGCCCCGCGGCCGCCGCGGCCACGTCCCGGCCCGCGAACTCGCGGTAG
- a CDS encoding c-type cytochrome, translating to MHSRRWRLWIFAGVTAVVAAAAYAGVAGRRPPPSIPETASPRATAAQVARLLEKVPESYLQMQVPPAVASDRTAERRAPAQYRLYCASCHGERGDGTGAGGVALNPRPVDFTDPAFRDSPPGAAYYIIAHGSQGTGMAPWRGALSDTDIWALVRYIYREFAGRDVAAAAAGPDPAPDPEGVTAR from the coding sequence ATGCACTCGAGGCGATGGAGGCTGTGGATCTTCGCTGGGGTAACGGCGGTGGTGGCGGCTGCAGCCTACGCAGGCGTCGCCGGGAGGCGGCCGCCACCCTCGATTCCGGAGACCGCCTCGCCCCGGGCTACGGCGGCCCAGGTGGCGCGGCTGCTGGAGAAGGTGCCGGAGTCGTACCTGCAGATGCAGGTGCCCCCGGCCGTGGCCAGCGATCGGACGGCGGAGAGGCGGGCGCCGGCGCAGTACCGTCTTTACTGCGCCTCCTGTCATGGCGAGCGCGGCGATGGCACGGGGGCAGGCGGCGTGGCGCTCAACCCGCGGCCGGTGGACTTCACCGATCCCGCCTTCCGGGACAGCCCGCCCGGTGCCGCCTACTACATCATCGCTCATGGGAGCCAGGGGACGGGCATGGCTCCCTGGCGGGGTGCGCTGTCCGATACCGACATCTGGGCGCTCGTGCGCTACATCTACCGCGAGTTCGCGGGCCGGGACGTGGCCGCGGCGGCCGCGGGGCCCGACCCGGCGCCGGATCCGGAAGGCGTCACCGCCAGGTAG